A segment of the Acidobacteriota bacterium genome:
CGCAGACGTTCGACGCGAGGCCTATGCGGTGTCCATGCTCGGCCGCATCCACCTCCTGCGGAAGGATCTTGACCAGGCCGCGGACACGCTCGACGCCGCGATCAAGCTGAGCGAGCGCGGCCGCTGGCTGGCATTCATGCCGTGGCCTCAGGCGTTGCGTGGTGAGGTCGAACTGGCCCGTGGCCACATCCCTGAGGCATCTGAGATACTCCAACAGGCCTTTGCTAGAGCCTGTCAGCTCGGCGATCCCTGCTGGGAGGGATTAGCTGCGAGAGGTCTTGCGCTACTTGCAGACGCGAAAGGCGACGCAAAACACGCGTTCGAAGTCATCACGGACGCACGGGTGAGATGCAATCGGCTCGCTGACACGTATATCTGGATGGATGCTTACATCCTCGATACACAATGTGCGCTCGGGAGACAGCACGGACATGTCGACACCGAGCACTGGATCGACTCGATGCGCGACCTGGCGTCACGAACGGGCATGAAGGAGTTCATTGTTCGAGCGTTGCTCCACGGTGCGGCCATGGGCAGAAAGGGTGACGCGGCCGCTGCCCGGCTGCTGGCTGCTGACATCGACAACCCTGCGCTCGATCGGCTTGTCGACCCCTAGCTGTGACAACCGGGGGCGTTGTCCCTGGGTGAATGGTGTGTTTGGGTGAACCTTTTGCCATGCCTCTCGACGAGGCCGGCTTCCAGTTCGGTGGCCCTGGTAGCAGCGTCCTGAGCAGCAGCGAGGAAGTGGGTTGAGTAGTACGAGCGGAGCCCAACCCGAAGAGTTCCTGCAGAGTTGACCTCGCTGGCAAGGCCCATCGGAATGACCTTGGGTGGCGAATCAACAGCGTCTTTGGGGCTCTCCATGCACACGAGGCTACAGGGACTCGCTTGGCTCATGCCGGCTGTGCTCAATCGAGTGCATCGGCTTGCTCGCTTCGCCAGGACGCGCATAAGACGCGTCTTGCTGAGAAACAACGCGAATCAATGAGCATCAATACGCAACGAAATCTCAGGTCAGGAGCTATTCCGGACTGTTCTCGCAGGTAGCAGAATCCCCTTGATAGACCTTCACACGGCAGAGCTGCTGTCCGGCTCGTTACTGCCTGCGGGACGATACGGCGCACAGTGGACGACCTGCGTGGCAACGTACGCTGTATCGACGGCTATTTGGTGAGTAGGTCGGCGTAGACGAACTCGTCGCGGTTGACGATGTCTCCGATCGTACATTCGATTGGGGGATCGAAGATGGGGGCGGCGTAGCAGAACGTATGGAACTCGCCGTTCTCTCCTAAGGGATCCACTCCGGCGGGAAGGTCCCTGAGTAGTTCAGCGTCGAATGTCCTGCCCACGAAGGACTCATCGAGCTGACGGGGATCAAGTGCGGTGATCACCGCCCGGAGCCCTGTCTTGATCATCTCGTCAGCAAGCGCACGGGTGCCCGCCGGGCCGCACCAGATTGGAAACACCGGCTCGATGCCGGTCCCGGCAAGTCTCTCCTCGCGATAGGCACGCACGTCTTCGAGGAACAGGTCACCGAACACCACTCTCGTTATCCCCTCGTCATGGGCACGTTCGATGACCGTGGCCATGCGCTGCTCATACTCGTCGTTGGTGCACGGCCACGGGAGCTCGACCGGCCACACTGGCAGGTCAACTCGTTGAGCCTGTGCATCGACGAGGTCGCGGCGCACACCTTGCATTGAAACCCGGTCGAATTGACTGTTGAACGTCGTCAACAACGCGACCACATCAAGGTCACCGCGCTGACGGACGGTGTGCAGTGCCCAGGCGCTGTCCTTGCCAGAACTCCACGACATCAGCGCCCGAGGACGACCCGACTGGTCTGCGGAGTTGAGCCCGACGGTCACTGTCCTCCGACCACCCGCAACTGAAGGGCGCCGAGGGCACCTCGTTCGGCGGCAGCGACCTCAGCGGCTCGAAGCCGCTCGAGAACTCGTCCCGTCAGAACTGCCGGCTGAACTCGCCGGCACACATGCGCCTTGGATCGGTCCGGTTCGATCAGGTCGTGGACTGCAATACTCATCCCGAGCTGGGACTCTAGCCCCCCGATGACCGGGCCAAGGCCGGGTCTGGAATCGATCAGCTGCGAAAGACTCGACTCATGTCTGAGCGCAGTACGCTGATTGCATGATCCCCGTGGCCATTCTCGTCGGACTGCTCGCAGGCCTGTTCGCCGGACGGCTCGGTTGGTGGGCCATTGGGATTGTCGCAGTGGCATGGCCTGTGTTGTTGGTCGTTACCGATGTTGACTCTGGATCCTCTTTTTTCGTCGGTGCGGCGGCGCTAGCCGCTGTGAACGCAGCCATCGGGGTTGCGGTCGGAAACGCCGGACGCTGGTTGATCACAGAGACAATCGGCAAAGCTCACTCCCACGCATAGCGGGATTCGGCGTACCGCGTGCACGTTCAGTTGAAGCAGGTTCGCCATTCTGTCGGAGCGTGGCGTTATTCTGACATGGATACCGGCAGATGGAGCTGAGGTGCGTTACCCCGACGACGAGATGATGGTTCCAGACAAGCGGGCAGCCGAGATTGCAGCGATCAGTCGCCAGCGGCTCCGCTACTGGGAGAGGACCGATCTGATCAAGCCCGACATTCAACGGGAGATCAGCCCGCGCAACGTCGTTCGCCTGTACTCCCTGCCGCGTCTAGTGGAATTGGTCGCCGCTTCTGAGCTGCGGCACCAGGGAGTGTCCCTACAACATATTCGGGGAATCATCAGCTACCTTCGGGAACAGGGCTACGAGTCCCCGCTCCGAGAGGTGCGCTTCGCACTGTCAGGTGAGCGAGTGTTGTTCCAGCACGACGACGGAACGTGGGAGGACTCGCGTCGCCCCTTCGTGGGAGTGATGTGGCAGGTGATTGACCTCCACGCGATCCGGTCTCGAGTACAGGAACGGCTGGGGCGAAGTGAAACCGATGCTGGCGTGGTTGAGAAGAGTCGCAAGGTTCAGGCATCCAAACCGGTCTTTCGCGGAACACGGGTGCCTGTCGAA
Coding sequences within it:
- a CDS encoding adenine nucleotide alpha hydrolase; the encoded protein is MSWSSGKDSAWALHTVRQRGDLDVVALLTTFNSQFDRVSMQGVRRDLVDAQAQRVDLPVWPVELPWPCTNDEYEQRMATVIERAHDEGITRVVFGDLFLEDVRAYREERLAGTGIEPVFPIWCGPAGTRALADEMIKTGLRAVITALDPRQLDESFVGRTFDAELLRDLPAGVDPLGENGEFHTFCYAAPIFDPPIECTIGDIVNRDEFVYADLLTK
- a CDS encoding DUF433 domain-containing protein, translated to MRYPDDEMMVPDKRAAEIAAISRQRLRYWERTDLIKPDIQREISPRNVVRLYSLPRLVELVAASELRHQGVSLQHIRGIISYLREQGYESPLREVRFALSGERVLFQHDDGTWEDSRRPFVGVMWQVIDLHAIRSRVQERLGRSETDAGVVEKSRKVQASKPVFRGTRVPVEAVRGYLEAGKTTSEILDAFPSLTERDIRAAEASSSAVA